The proteins below come from a single Holdemania massiliensis genomic window:
- a CDS encoding ABC transporter permease subunit, translating to MSLPLLRRELRANYKMILLFTAVITLYSTVIIAMYDPKLGASLNMMAESMPELFAAFGMTNAGATMLEFIINYLYGFILVVIPMLCLLLIAGRLVVRYVDQGSMAYLLATPNTRGTIIRTQILFLVLCTLFLVIYSSGLGLIASEMLFPGELDVSHYLLVNVGLLCLHLFLGGMCFFFSSVFSEQKKAYGCAGGCLVAFLLIQMLSQVSKQLEGLELLTPLTLFQAKELAMESSEALMMAGCLAILGVILYIAAAQIFRRRNLSL from the coding sequence ATGAGTCTGCCGCTGCTGCGCCGCGAACTGCGCGCCAATTATAAAATGATTTTACTGTTTACAGCCGTGATCACGCTTTACAGCACAGTGATCATTGCGATGTACGATCCCAAATTAGGGGCAAGTCTGAATATGATGGCAGAAAGCATGCCGGAACTGTTCGCTGCCTTTGGCATGACCAATGCCGGGGCAACGATGCTTGAATTTATCATCAACTATCTGTATGGGTTTATTTTAGTTGTCATCCCCATGTTATGCCTTTTGTTGATTGCCGGCCGTCTAGTTGTTCGGTATGTGGATCAAGGATCTATGGCCTATCTGTTGGCAACACCCAATACCCGCGGTACAATTATCCGGACGCAGATCCTGTTTCTGGTTCTGTGCACGCTCTTTCTGGTGATTTACTCCAGCGGATTGGGGCTCATCGCCAGTGAAATGTTATTTCCTGGGGAATTGGATGTTTCTCACTATCTTCTGGTTAATGTGGGACTGTTGTGTCTGCATCTTTTCTTAGGCGGCATGTGTTTCTTCTTTTCCAGCGTGTTCTCCGAGCAGAAAAAAGCATATGGCTGTGCCGGAGGTTGTTTAGTAGCCTTTTTACTGATTCAGATGCTTTCACAGGTATCGAAACAGCTTGAAGGATTAGAATTGCTGACACCCCTCACTTTATTTCAAGCGAAAGAACTTGCGATGGAAAGCAGCGAGGCTCTGATGATGGCTGGATGCCTGGCTATTCTTGGTGTAATCCTCTATATCGCCGCAGCTCAAATTTTCCGCCGCCGCAATTTATCACTGTAG
- a CDS encoding ABC transporter ATP-binding protein, protein MKPILRVKNMTKDYGHQRGVFDLSFGVESGEVMGFLGPNGAGKTTTIRTLMGFIQPDHGRVSIKGRDCFRCAAEIQQDVGYLPGEIAFMDDMDGMEFIRFIAAMKKMPSLQRAQELLNYFELEPKGRIKKMSKGMKQKIGLVCALMNQPEILILDEPTSGLDPLMQKKFVDLIQEEKRKGTTILMSSHLFEEVEQTCDRVVIIKEGRQIAVEKMDELNKNHQRILILKFRRASEAAEFAARVPNAQTDGKHVTLKTAGSLDAILKLAAHYEVEDLETHRQTLEDLFLHYYGKENHA, encoded by the coding sequence ATGAAACCCATTCTCAGAGTTAAAAACATGACCAAGGATTACGGCCATCAGCGAGGTGTATTCGATCTGAGCTTCGGCGTGGAAAGCGGAGAAGTGATGGGTTTTCTCGGACCCAATGGGGCGGGAAAGACAACGACGATCCGCACTTTGATGGGATTCATTCAGCCTGATCATGGACGCGTCAGCATTAAAGGCCGCGACTGTTTCCGCTGTGCTGCTGAAATTCAGCAGGATGTCGGCTATCTGCCAGGAGAAATTGCTTTCATGGACGACATGGATGGCATGGAGTTCATTCGGTTTATCGCTGCGATGAAGAAAATGCCGAGTTTACAGCGAGCCCAGGAGCTGTTGAACTATTTTGAACTGGAACCCAAGGGACGGATCAAGAAAATGTCCAAAGGCATGAAGCAGAAAATCGGTCTGGTCTGTGCGTTGATGAATCAACCTGAGATCCTGATCCTGGATGAGCCAACCAGCGGCCTTGATCCTTTGATGCAGAAAAAGTTTGTAGATCTGATTCAGGAAGAAAAACGCAAAGGAACTACGATTTTGATGTCTTCGCATCTGTTTGAAGAAGTTGAACAAACCTGCGACCGGGTCGTCATCATCAAGGAAGGCCGACAGATCGCGGTGGAAAAAATGGACGAACTCAACAAAAATCATCAGCGTATCCTAATTCTGAAATTTCGTCGGGCTTCCGAGGCCGCAGAGTTTGCCGCACGTGTGCCCAATGCCCAGACCGATGGGAAACACGTTACATTGAAGACTGCCGGCAGCCTGGACGCCATTCTCAAACTGGCAGCCCATTATGAAGTTGAAGATCTGGAAACACATCGTCAAACTTTAGAAGATCTGTTTCTACACTATTACGGGAAGGAGAATCATGCATGA